In the Thermodesulfovibrio yellowstonii DSM 11347 genome, one interval contains:
- a CDS encoding dihydropteroate synthase yields MLIIGERLSVVSRKVREAILKKDKKPIHEIATEQWKAGAHMIEANIGPAEDDGEGVMEWMVTTIQEVVPLPVSLDTTNSKAMEAGLKVHNNQWGKPLINSTSLDPERFVMFELSAKYSVPIIALTVGKSGLPRDAEERVEIAVQLIEKAVEFGVSLEDVYLDPLVLQISTSQEQAKEVLRAIKLFQQLNDPPMKTIVGLSNISNGCPKHLRPILNKYFFALLMYEGLNAAIANPAEIIEVVKTISIINGKTLYAHSYLEI; encoded by the coding sequence ATGCTTATTATTGGCGAGCGTTTAAGTGTTGTTTCAAGAAAAGTTCGTGAAGCCATTTTAAAAAAAGACAAAAAGCCAATTCATGAGATAGCTACTGAGCAGTGGAAGGCTGGTGCTCATATGATAGAGGCAAACATTGGTCCTGCAGAGGATGATGGAGAGGGAGTAATGGAGTGGATGGTAACAACTATTCAAGAAGTTGTTCCTCTTCCGGTATCACTTGATACAACAAATTCTAAGGCAATGGAAGCAGGACTGAAAGTGCATAATAATCAATGGGGCAAACCTTTAATTAATTCAACTTCTCTTGATCCTGAACGATTTGTTATGTTTGAACTTTCAGCAAAATATAGTGTTCCAATCATTGCACTTACTGTTGGTAAAAGTGGACTTCCAAGAGATGCTGAAGAAAGGGTTGAAATAGCTGTTCAGCTCATTGAAAAGGCTGTAGAATTTGGAGTGTCACTTGAAGATGTATACCTTGACCCACTGGTGCTTCAAATATCAACTTCTCAAGAGCAGGCTAAGGAGGTTTTGCGTGCCATAAAACTTTTTCAGCAACTCAATGATCCTCCTATGAAAACAATAGTTGGACTGAGTAATATTTCAAATGGATGTCCAAAGCATTTAAGACCTATTTTAAATAAATATTTTTTTGCTCTTTTAATGTATGAAGGGCTCAACGCTGCAATTGCAAATCCTGCTGAGATAATAGAAGTAGTGAAAACAATTAGTATAATCAATGGCAAAACTCTTTATGCTCATTCCTATCTTGAAATTTAG
- a CDS encoding methyl-accepting chemotaxis protein → MFKNLTIGKKLMVGFGTIIFLLVILSAYTLYSIISSATKVHDLEERFDKLLYAAEIQREVNAIHLKARKMFLINDISKKQEIMKEIEEHRKYYRKRMEELGKITRNQEGKQKLQNLINASNETRDANNKAFQLALAGKNQEAIELYLKEVESKAGNREKALNELVNYYHKTATKTTVDINQSFNYELIISIILSVISIAIGIFFALFISRSVKKPVTELKGVLGKVAQGDLSVDIKVESKDELGMIAQSVHEAITSIKRLIAESKTISSSLASSSEELSATTEEISRNLKSQTERASQIASAAEEMSQTVVDIAKNASNIAEVSVTTASVAKEGKDMTMNTAQEIKVIEGAIGKLSEVINVLGDRSRQIGEIVTVIKDIADQTNLLALNAAIEAARAGEQGRGFAVVADEVRKLAERTTKATDEIAEMIRGIQTEVDVAEGSMEDATKKVASGVELSNKSAEILGQILSKAQELQSMIQQIASATEQMSSVTDHITQDIGSIAEGSKEISLAVDQSAQTASDIARLGGELKTAIDKFKV, encoded by the coding sequence ATGTTTAAGAACCTTACAATTGGTAAAAAACTCATGGTAGGGTTTGGAACTATTATCTTTCTTTTAGTAATTCTTTCAGCCTATACTCTGTACTCTATAATTTCATCAGCTACAAAAGTTCATGACCTTGAAGAAAGATTTGATAAACTTCTTTATGCTGCTGAAATCCAAAGAGAAGTAAATGCCATACATCTAAAAGCAAGAAAAATGTTTTTGATTAATGACATATCAAAGAAACAAGAGATAATGAAAGAAATTGAAGAACATAGGAAATATTACAGAAAAAGAATGGAAGAATTAGGAAAAATTACCCGTAATCAGGAAGGAAAACAAAAACTTCAAAACCTTATAAATGCCTCTAATGAAACAAGAGATGCTAATAATAAAGCATTTCAACTTGCTCTTGCTGGTAAAAATCAGGAGGCTATAGAACTTTATCTCAAGGAAGTTGAATCAAAGGCAGGTAATAGAGAAAAGGCTTTGAATGAGTTAGTGAATTATTATCATAAAACTGCAACCAAAACAACAGTTGATATCAATCAGTCTTTTAATTATGAATTAATCATTTCAATAATTCTGTCAGTTATAAGTATAGCTATCGGAATTTTCTTTGCTCTCTTCATCTCCCGTTCAGTCAAGAAACCTGTAACAGAGCTTAAGGGAGTTTTAGGGAAAGTAGCACAGGGAGACCTCTCAGTTGATATAAAAGTAGAAAGCAAAGATGAACTTGGAATGATTGCACAATCAGTGCATGAAGCAATAACAAGCATAAAGCGCCTTATAGCAGAATCAAAAACCATCTCAAGCTCCCTTGCATCATCTTCTGAAGAACTTTCAGCAACAACAGAGGAGATATCAAGGAATCTCAAATCCCAGACAGAAAGAGCAAGCCAGATAGCATCTGCAGCAGAAGAAATGAGCCAGACAGTAGTAGACATAGCAAAGAACGCATCAAACATAGCAGAAGTAAGTGTAACAACAGCCAGTGTTGCAAAAGAAGGAAAAGACATGACGATGAACACAGCACAAGAGATAAAAGTAATTGAAGGAGCAATAGGGAAACTTTCAGAAGTAATCAATGTATTAGGAGACCGTTCTCGTCAGATAGGAGAGATAGTCACAGTAATAAAAGACATAGCAGACCAGACAAATCTACTTGCATTGAATGCAGCAATAGAGGCAGCTCGGGCAGGAGAGCAAGGAAGAGGCTTTGCAGTAGTTGCAGATGAAGTAAGGAAACTTGCAGAGAGGACAACAAAGGCAACAGATGAGATAGCAGAGATGATAAGAGGAATACAGACAGAGGTAGATGTAGCAGAGGGTTCAATGGAAGATGCAACGAAGAAAGTGGCAAGTGGAGTTGAGCTAAGCAACAAGTCAGCAGAGATACTTGGGCAGATACTGAGCAAAGCACAAGAACTTCAGTCAATGATACAGCAGATAGCATCTGCAACAGAACAGATGTCTTCAGTAACAGACCATATAACACAGGATATAGGAAGCATAGCAGAGGGTTCAAAGGAGATATCCCTTGCAGTGGATCAGTCAGCCCAGACAGCAAGTGATATAGCAAGATTGGGTGGAGAACTAAAAACAGCCATTGATAAATTTAAAGTATAA
- a CDS encoding slipin family protein, whose protein sequence is MFFETSLLTLIVIIFLAVYILSSAIKILKEYERGVVFRLGRVIPVKGPGLVLIWPVIDKMVKVSLRIVTMDVPAQDIITKDNVSVKVNAVVYFRPIDPIKAVTAVEDFYYATSQIAQTTLRSILGQSELQDLLTNREQINAELQQVIDSQTEPWGIKVTAVEVKNVDLPQEMLRAMARQAEAERERRAKIIHAEGELQAAEKLTEAARIISSEPAALQLRYLQTLKEIASEKNSTILFPLPIDLITPFMELISRDKK, encoded by the coding sequence ATGTTTTTTGAAACATCGCTTTTAACTTTAATTGTAATTATTTTTTTAGCTGTTTACATTCTTAGCAGCGCAATTAAAATTCTGAAAGAATACGAAAGAGGAGTTGTTTTTAGACTGGGTAGAGTTATTCCAGTTAAAGGACCAGGACTTGTTCTTATATGGCCAGTGATTGACAAAATGGTCAAAGTAAGCCTGAGAATTGTTACAATGGATGTTCCTGCTCAAGACATAATTACCAAAGATAATGTCTCAGTAAAAGTCAACGCTGTTGTTTATTTCAGACCAATTGATCCAATCAAGGCAGTAACAGCAGTTGAAGACTTTTATTATGCTACAAGCCAGATTGCCCAAACAACCCTTAGAAGCATTCTTGGACAGAGCGAACTTCAGGATTTGCTCACAAACCGTGAACAGATTAATGCTGAATTGCAGCAGGTTATTGATTCACAAACCGAACCATGGGGAATTAAAGTCACAGCAGTTGAGGTTAAAAATGTTGACCTTCCACAGGAAATGTTAAGAGCAATGGCAAGACAGGCTGAGGCTGAAAGAGAAAGAAGAGCTAAAATTATTCATGCAGAAGGTGAACTTCAGGCTGCGGAAAAGCTTACAGAAGCAGCAAGAATTATATCATCTGAACCAGCAGCTCTTCAATTAAGATATTTGCAAACATTAAAAGAAATCGCCTCTGAAAAAAATTCAACAATTCTCTTTCCGCTACCAATAGATTTAATAACTCCATTCATGGAGCTCATATCTCGTGACAAAAAATAA
- a CDS encoding TVP38/TMEM64 family protein, producing the protein MTKNKLTFKALLRFSALAVLIALSVFLAYEFGIIELFLNEEKLKNFIKSLGPFGVVGFVLLQAFQVVAAPIPGEVTGLLGGYLYGTFWGVVLSTAGLTLGSVIAFILGRIFGKPFVERVVDPMVLNKFDYLLHHKGAFLVFFLFLIPGFPKDYLSYFLGLSRLSLLEFTVIAGVGRLLGTILLSFGGDYLRHHEYGKFLGLAGIAAVIMVIVWLFKDKIERLLRIWHISRYRKNKQKK; encoded by the coding sequence GTGACAAAAAATAAACTAACCTTTAAAGCACTGCTAAGATTTTCTGCTTTAGCAGTGCTTATTGCTTTATCTGTATTTTTAGCTTATGAATTTGGAATTATTGAATTATTCCTGAATGAAGAAAAACTTAAGAATTTTATTAAATCCCTCGGACCTTTCGGTGTTGTGGGATTTGTTCTTTTACAGGCTTTTCAGGTTGTTGCAGCTCCTATTCCTGGTGAAGTTACAGGATTGCTCGGTGGATATTTGTATGGAACATTTTGGGGAGTAGTTCTTTCAACAGCAGGACTTACACTTGGTTCAGTAATTGCATTTATTCTTGGAAGAATTTTCGGAAAACCCTTTGTTGAAAGAGTTGTTGATCCAATGGTATTAAATAAGTTTGATTATTTACTTCATCATAAAGGTGCTTTTTTAGTATTTTTTCTTTTTCTTATCCCAGGTTTTCCAAAGGACTATTTGAGCTATTTTCTCGGATTAAGCAGACTTTCTTTGTTGGAATTTACAGTAATTGCAGGAGTTGGAAGACTTCTCGGAACTATTCTGCTTTCTTTTGGCGGAGATTACCTCAGACACCATGAGTATGGAAAATTTTTAGGACTTGCCGGTATAGCAGCAGTAATAATGGTGATAGTTTGGTTATTTAAAGATAAAATTGAACGATTACTTAGAATCTGGCATATAAGTAGATACAGAAAAAATAAGCAGAAAAAGTAG
- a CDS encoding beta-ketoacyl-ACP synthase III yields the protein MKARIVSTGSYVPEKILTNHDLEKMVETSDEWITERTGIKERRIAAPEQATSDLAFEASIKALKNANLTAKDIDLIIVATVSPDMLVPSAACILQMKLGASNAVAFDINGACTGFIYALSVAEKFIKTGASKRALVIGAEMLSRFTDWTDRSTCVLLADGAGAVIVEPTKKDEGIQIIDIFSDGTMWDFIHMPAGGSQMPVTEDVIKKRLNFIKMRGNETFKVAVKTLEEVVDATLKKAGITSSELSLLVPHQANIRIIQAMAKRLSLPMEKVMVNINKYGNTSAASIPIALDEANEQGKIKRGDYVMLAAFGAGLTWGASLIKW from the coding sequence ATGAAAGCCAGAATAGTGTCAACAGGCTCTTATGTTCCTGAAAAAATTTTAACAAACCATGACCTTGAAAAAATGGTTGAAACATCAGATGAATGGATAACTGAGAGAACAGGAATAAAAGAAAGAAGAATAGCAGCACCTGAGCAGGCAACAAGTGACCTTGCCTTTGAGGCTTCAATAAAAGCATTGAAAAACGCTAACTTAACTGCAAAGGATATTGATTTGATAATTGTAGCAACAGTCTCTCCTGATATGCTTGTTCCATCTGCTGCCTGTATTCTTCAGATGAAACTCGGAGCAAGTAATGCAGTAGCTTTTGATATTAATGGTGCATGCACAGGCTTTATTTATGCTTTATCTGTTGCAGAAAAATTTATAAAAACAGGTGCGTCAAAAAGAGCTCTTGTTATAGGTGCTGAAATGCTTTCACGATTTACAGACTGGACTGACAGAAGCACCTGTGTTTTACTTGCTGATGGTGCTGGAGCAGTCATAGTTGAGCCAACAAAAAAAGATGAAGGAATTCAGATAATAGATATTTTTTCAGATGGGACAATGTGGGATTTTATTCACATGCCTGCAGGTGGGTCACAGATGCCTGTTACAGAAGATGTAATTAAAAAGAGACTTAATTTTATAAAGATGAGAGGCAATGAAACATTCAAAGTTGCAGTAAAAACTCTTGAAGAAGTTGTGGATGCTACATTAAAAAAAGCTGGTATTACATCTTCGGAACTTAGCCTTTTAGTTCCTCATCAGGCAAACATAAGAATTATTCAGGCAATGGCTAAGAGACTTTCTCTACCGATGGAAAAAGTGATGGTAAATATCAATAAATACGGTAATACCTCTGCAGCATCAATTCCCATTGCATTAGATGAAGCAAATGAGCAGGGTAAAATCAAGAGAGGTGATTATGTAATGCTTGCTGCATTTGGTGCAGGACTTACATGGGGTGCATCTTTGATAAAGTGGTAG
- the plsX gene encoding phosphate acyltransferase PlsX — MLKIAVDAMGGDFAPEVNILGAYEVVQDIEVEIILVGDEKKIKSFLPEKKETKGIISVIPADDVIQMDENISSALRRKNTSMRKAVELVKAGKADAVISAGHSGAMMALSFLLLGKLPNVERPAIATVMPCLKGHFILLDAGANVDCKPEHLVQFAFMGEAYHKALFNSQSPKIALLSIGEEGSKGNELTKEAFKLLKSSRLNFVGNIEGKDIFFGQADVVVCDGFVGNIVLKVGEGLAEALMKMLKREIADIITGKLGYMMIKPAIKSFRKKVDYSEYGGALLLGINGTSIICHGRSSAKAIKNAIKVATEMVKKQIYTRISESLNQTEERDESQNSVNRLLCS, encoded by the coding sequence ATGTTAAAAATTGCTGTTGATGCAATGGGGGGCGATTTCGCCCCTGAAGTAAATATCTTAGGTGCCTATGAAGTAGTGCAGGATATTGAAGTTGAGATTATTCTTGTTGGGGATGAAAAAAAAATAAAAAGTTTCTTGCCCGAAAAGAAAGAAACAAAAGGTATCATATCTGTTATTCCAGCTGATGATGTAATCCAAATGGATGAAAATATATCTTCAGCACTTAGAAGAAAAAATACCTCAATGAGAAAAGCTGTGGAACTGGTAAAAGCAGGCAAAGCAGATGCTGTTATAAGTGCTGGACATTCAGGTGCTATGATGGCTTTAAGTTTTCTTTTACTCGGAAAACTTCCAAATGTGGAACGTCCTGCAATAGCTACTGTAATGCCCTGTCTAAAGGGACATTTTATTTTACTTGATGCAGGAGCAAATGTTGATTGCAAACCTGAACATTTAGTTCAATTTGCTTTCATGGGAGAAGCTTATCATAAAGCACTTTTTAATTCACAATCCCCCAAGATAGCTCTTTTAAGCATAGGAGAAGAAGGTTCAAAGGGAAATGAACTTACAAAAGAAGCCTTTAAACTCCTCAAGTCTTCAAGGTTAAATTTTGTTGGAAATATTGAAGGAAAAGATATTTTCTTCGGACAGGCTGATGTGGTGGTATGTGATGGATTTGTTGGAAACATTGTGCTAAAAGTCGGTGAAGGACTTGCTGAAGCATTGATGAAGATGCTTAAAAGAGAAATTGCAGATATAATAACAGGAAAGCTTGGCTATATGATGATAAAGCCTGCAATAAAAAGTTTCCGTAAAAAAGTAGACTACTCTGAATATGGTGGTGCTTTATTACTTGGCATTAATGGCACAAGCATAATATGTCATGGAAGGTCTTCAGCAAAAGCAATAAAAAATGCAATAAAAGTAGCTACAGAAATGGTAAAAAAACAGATATATACAAGAATTTCAGAAAGCTTAAACCAGACGGAGGAGAGAGATGAAAGCCAGAATAGTGTCAACAGGCTCTTATGTTCCTGA